Genomic segment of Myxococcus stipitatus:
AGTCTGCGCCCGGACGCGCGGCTTCAAGAGCGTGGACTTCGTTCTCGTGTGAGGGCCGCCGTGGGAGCGGCGCGCGGGGTGTAGTGCGCCACCACGGGCTGGTGGTCCGAGGACTCGGTGCTCCGGTCGACCTCGAAGAGGATGGGCTCGAGCTCGGGGCTGGCGTAGAGGTTGTCGAAGCGCTTGCCCGTGGCGGGAACGACGCCGGACTCATCCGGGAGCGAGGAGAGGGTGGCGCTGTCGGCGATGTCCTGCAATCGCAGCCAGTGCTCGCTGCCGCGAGCCACCTTCCCGGAGCGCAGCTCCGTGAGGGCTTGTTTGGGAGTCATCACCGCGCCGCCAGGCAGGCGAACCCGAGTGGCCGCCGCGTGGGCGATGGTCTCCGGCAGGCCTTGCTCCAACACATGCAGCTCATGCCGCAGCCGAGGGTCCGCGATGTTCCCCACGCCGTGGTCACCGACGCTGGCGTGCGGCTCGCCGTAGCGCACGGCGTACTCCTCCACCGTGTCCGTGTCGTCGTAGGCCTTGAGGTGCGCCATCAGCCAGGAGCCGCCGCGCTTGATGGCGGTGTTGGCGTTGAAGTCGCCGAGCGCGATGGCGTGGGGGACCTTCCGGTGGCGCAGCAGCGTGTTGAGCTGCCGGAGGTTGTGCGCGTTGATGCCCGAGTCCCCCAGTGCGTGGTGCACGTTGTAGAGGGCGACAGGGAGGCCCCAGACCTCCAGGTGGACGCGGAGCGAGCCTCGGTCCTCGACGAGCTCGAACGGGTCTCCGCCCCGGCGCTGGATGGCGGCGGCGCGCTCGGCGTCGGAGAGGACGTAGGTGTGGTGGACGGCGTCGACCAGGGGATGGCGGGAGAGGAACGCCTTGCCATTGATGAGCCGCGCGCCCGGGCCACCGTCGTGTCCGAAGTAGGCCAGGTGAAAGCCATACCGTGACGACAGCAACACGGAGATGGGGACGTTGGCCTCCTGGAGCCCGATGACGTCTGGCATCCGGCCCTCGGCCTCCAGCTCATCGAAGTACGCGAGCAAGGCGGCCCGTCGCTGCCCTCCGAGCAGGATGTTGAAGGTCATGACGGTGAGGCCCGGGCCTCGCGGAGGCCGGACCTCGGGATGGCGGACGACCAGCGTCCGGCCGTCCCCCAGCTTCCTCTCCGTCGAAGGCAGCGTGAAGGCGTCGAGGCTCGGCAGGACGAGCGTCGGGTCCTCTCGAGGACGCGGCTCTTCGTGGGGCGTGGCCATCCGGCCGAGCAGGGGCCCCACGCCCGGCAGGTGCTCCAGGACCTCGGGCACCTTCATAGGGCCTCCCGGAGGGAGAGCCCCGAGCGAGGGGCGCACAGCGACGAATCGAACGGGCGAGCGGCGGTATCCACCGAACCTCCTGAGTGCCCTCAAGTTCGGTGCGCACCCGCCGGCCCGCCAGGGGAGAGCCCCCGGCGAGACAGGGGCTGGCCCTCCTCGCTAAACCGAGGTTCGTAATTCTCGATCAGGTCGGAGAGCAAGCGGGCGCAGGAGGGGCGGGAAGAGAGAGCAGGGGCACCTCTCGTTCGGCTCTGTGTGCGCAGAAGACCTGAGAGCGAGAAGGCCCTGCCCGAGGGCAAAGGTAGGCAGTGGTTGAAGAGAAAGCAGCGGCGAGCGCTGCTTCGGTGGGCAGCCAGGAGCGGCTGCCCGCTCACCTACCGCAGATGCATGGCGGTGGCGGCCGTGGGGCGAGGAGCTTCGTGCCATGCCGTCGCTCGAGCATTGGAGTGCGCGACCTCGACGGTGGTGAGCGCCGTCCGCCGCTACCGGGAGGGCGGGCGGCAGGAACTTCGGGACAGGAGGGAGAACAACGGACGCGCCAAGGTGGACGAGCGGTTCCGCGAGCGGCTGGTACGAGTGCTGGCGGGGACACCGGAGGATTGGGGCTGGTGTCGTCCGACGTGGACACGGGAGTTGCTGTGCCAGGAATTGGCGCGCCGAGGCTTGGCGCGCGTGTCGGTGGCCACCATGGGGCGCACCCTCGCCTCGCTCGGCGCGCGGCTCAAGGCGGCCAAGCCCATCGTCGAGTGTCCTTGGCCCGGGTGGAAGCGACGCCGTCGACTCCACGCGTTGAGGTGTCTCGAGGTGTACGGCCCTTCCAAGGAACCCGTTCTCCATGTGGACGAAGTCGACATCCACCTCAATCCCAAGGTGGGACGTGATTGGTGCCTGCCTGGGCACAGGCGAGTGGTGGTGACGCCCGGCAACAATCAGAAGCGCTACCTGGCTGGAGCTCTCAATGTCCGCACGGGGAAGCTGACGTGGGTGGAGGGAAGGAGCAAAGCCAGCATACTCTTCGTCCAGCTCCTCTGGCGTCTGGCGAGTACCTATCGGCGCGCTCGCCGCATCCACCTCGTCCTCGACAACGCCGCCGTCCACTCGAGCAGGAAGACGCGCAAGGCGCTCGCGCAGTTCGGCGGGCGATTCGTCCTCCACTTCCTGCCGCCCTACTGCCCTCAGGGCAATCGCATCGAGCGGGTGTGGCTCGACCTGCACGCCAATGTCACCCGCAATCACCGCTGCCGCACCATGGACCGGCTCATGGCCCGGGTACATGCCTACCTCACAGCTCGCTCAGCCCAGCACTCTGCCAGTCCATCCCTGCGCCGCGCCGACCTCAGGCGCACCGCCTGAGGCCGGACGAGATTCACGATCCCTGGTTTAGGAGGGCAGCCGGGCTCCGCGCTCGACTACTGACGGCGCTCGAGGTGGAGCGGCGCGCGGAACGGAACCACGGGCGGCGTGAGCTGCTGCGTGGCTGGCAGGAGGAAGCCGTTGCTCTGGGCCTCGCTGCCTCCGGGGTTGGTCTGGCAGGTGCCGTCAGGGAAGAGCACGGAGCGATAGACGAAGGCGACGGTGGGCGCGGCATCCGGGCGCACGACGAAGCCACCCCGCGGATGTTTCAGGACTCGTCGCGGCAGGTAGAACGAGGTGGCGTATCCCTGCCCCGCGCAGTCGACGTCTGTGAAATACAGGGAGATGGAGCTGCCGGACGTCTTGAGGGTGTCGGCGTCGAAGAGCCAGAGGCGGCCGGCCTCGTCGGGCCAGATGCCGAGGTAGACATCGGCGTCGACCTCGCGTCCATCCGCGTCCACGTAGAAGTACTTCGATGAGCCTGGCTCACCTTGGGGGCCCGGTACGCCCTGGAGCCCCTGGGCGCCTGGCGCGCCTTGTGGGCCGGGGGCTCCCACGTCACCTCTGGGGCCCGCAGGCCCTTGAGGCCCCGCAACACCATGCGGGCCAGGTGCGCCACGCGGACCATCGGGGCCCGGGGGGCCTTGTGGGCCCATTTCCCCTTGCTCACCGGTTTTGGTGCAGGCGGATACCACCACGACAAGAAGTGTCAGGAACAGTGCTTTGGGCATACAGATAATAATACCGATAATCCGGGCTTCATGCGTGCGATGAGAACAGCCCTTGTTCAATGGCAGTGATTCCACCCCGCAGGGAGTGCATGTCTGGCGTGTTCAAACGAGAACCTCTTCATGGCTTTCTCGCTGTGTCGACAGGCCCCGCTCGGCGAATGAGTGATTGAATCCAATCACTGTCTTTTCGAGACATCTGGCCACGAGGTGACTCGACCGGGTGATGGGCTCGTCGCGAGACCCGGGTGGCCCCGCGCGCGGCGGCGGGGAAGGGCCGCGAGGGCTCCGCGAGGCGTGGGGGCGTCGTTCGCGCACCAAAAGTGGTACACTGAACACAATGACGGTGCGCCTTCTCGTGGTGGTTCTTCTCGGAGTATCAGCATGCGCGACCACCTCGCAGGCGGACGCGTACACCGGTCCTGGGTCCTGCGAGCAGGGCGCGGAGCTGCCGTGCGCGGAGTGGGGCGAGAAGCTGCTGCGCGAAGGGGACCGGCCCCGCGCCATCGAGGCCTACGGCAAGTCCTGTGAGTCGGGGAACCTCTCGAGCTGCATGACCGAGGGCCGGCTGCGCAAGGAGGCCGGCGACTACTCCGGCGCGGAGAAGCCCCTGCGCAAGGTGTACGAGACGGATGACGCGCGGGCCGCCGAGGCCCTCGCCGAGGTCTATGAGGCGCGCGGAGGCGTCGGGGACCGCGAGGCCGCCAAGGACATGCGGCACGCGGCGCCCGCGCTCAACAAGCCGGCCACGGAAGTGATGTACGCGTTCCGCGCCACGACCCAGCACGGTGCCCGAGGCGAGCTGTCCTTCAACCTCCAGCCGATGGCGTTCCTGGACCGGAGGCTCGGCTTTGGCGCCAACGTCGTCCTGGGCGGAGGGCGCTCGGCGGAGTTCAACGGCACCTTCGCCTATCAGCACTATGTCTCGGACTGGCTCGTCCCCTACGGGAAGCTGATGCTCGGGAAGATGCAGGACGGGGACTACCACGCGATGAACGTGGGCGGGGAGGTTGGCGGGAAGCTGTGTCTGGAGGACATCGGCCACCTGAACATGGCGCTGGGCGTGAGCCGTGGCAGCGGGGGCTACTTCTCCATTGGTATTGGCATCAACGGCATCATCGCCCTCGCCATCTTGGCGCAGATCCGCTGAGGCGGCCTGTCGGCGACGCGCGCCGAGCATCCGGGTCGCTGGCGACGCCAGGATGGACAAGCGCGGGCCTCCGCATCAGCAGGCAATGACTGTTTGACTCGCTTGGTGGCGCGTCCCTACCATCGCCTGAATTCTGGCGGGGGATTCATCACTCACATGCAGGCCACGGCGGAGTCTCCTGGGTATCTCTCCCAGGGCGAGGACTCTCTTTACTTCGTTCATCACGGCGCGCTCGCCGAGCGCAGGGCGGCGGTGTTGCTCGCGGGGCCGCTGGGCCTGGAGCGAGAGCACGGCTACGTCGTCTGGGTTCGCTGGGCGCGTCACCTCGCGGTCCGGGGCGTGGATGTGTTGCGTCTGGACTATCGAGGCTGTGGCGAGAGCACGGGGCGCTTCGACGAGGCGACCTTCCCGCGCTGGGAGGAGGACCTGCGCACGGGGCTGGAGCACCTGCGCCAGCTGTGTCCGGGCGTGCCGCTCATGGTGCATGGGTTGCGGTTGGGGGCGCTCCTGGCCGCGCGCGTGTTCCGGACGGAGCGCGTGGACGGGCTGTTGATGTGGGATCCCCCGGAGTCGGGACAGACACACCTGCTGGAGGTCCTTCGCCGCAAGGTGGCCGCGGACAACCTGGAGGGCACGGGAGGACAGGCTCGCTCTCGCGAGGACTACGTGGCGGTGCTGGAGGCGGGGCGCACGGTGGAGGTCGAGGGGCTCGCGTGGTCCCGAGGACTGTGGCGGAGCGCGGAAGGCTACTCACTGGCCCTTCCCGACAAGGATGAGTCTCGGCCGTGGCGGGTGGTCCATCTCGATGGCCGCCCGGCGGAGCGGTTCCTGGCGCCGGAGCGCAGCCACTCGGTCCGCGCGCCGAGGCCGTTCTTCTGGACCACCAGCAATCGGCTTTTGCCGGAGCTGACGAACCTCTATGAGGACGGCGTGAGCTTCATCGCGAAGACCTCGGTGCCTCTGGAGGCGCGGCCATGAGGGAGCTGCTCCAGCTCGACGTGAAGGGCCATCGGCTGTGGGGGACCTACCATCCTCCCGCGCCCGGGCCGCGTCGCTCGGTGGGCGTGCTCTTCTTGAACCCGGGCCATGTGCCCCGCACGGGGCATGGTGGGTTGTCGACACAGGCGGCGGAGCAGCTCTCGGCGAAGGGCTTCCCGTGCTTCCGCGTGGACCTGCCCGGGCTGGGGGACTCGGACGGCGGGTTGCCGGAGACGACCTCGGAGCTCTACCAGCATGTCTGCAATGGCGGCTTCGTGGACGTGGCCAACGCGGTGAGGGCCGAGCTCCAGCGCCGCTATGTCTTGGATGGGATGCTGCTAGGCGGGCTGTGTGGCGCGGCGACGACGTCGCTGTATCTGGCGGACCTCGAGCCTCGAGCGGTGCTCGGCCTCTTCATGTTCGAGCCCGAGTTCTACCTCTCCGAACAGGAGGCGGTGGGCGTGGCGGGGGAGGGTGCCAAGGAGGCGTCC
This window contains:
- a CDS encoding endonuclease/exonuclease/phosphatase family protein; its protein translation is MKVPEVLEHLPGVGPLLGRMATPHEEPRPREDPTLVLPSLDAFTLPSTERKLGDGRTLVVRHPEVRPPRGPGLTVMTFNILLGGQRRAALLAYFDELEAEGRMPDVIGLQEANVPISVLLSSRYGFHLAYFGHDGGPGARLINGKAFLSRHPLVDAVHHTYVLSDAERAAAIQRRGGDPFELVEDRGSLRVHLEVWGLPVALYNVHHALGDSGINAHNLRQLNTLLRHRKVPHAIALGDFNANTAIKRGGSWLMAHLKAYDDTDTVEEYAVRYGEPHASVGDHGVGNIADPRLRHELHVLEQGLPETIAHAAATRVRLPGGAVMTPKQALTELRSGKVARGSEHWLRLQDIADSATLSSLPDESGVVPATGKRFDNLYASPELEPILFEVDRSTESSDHQPVVAHYTPRAAPTAALTRERSPRS
- a CDS encoding IS630 family transposase, which produces MRRRPESEKALPEGKGRQWLKRKQRRALLRWAARSGCPLTYRRCMAVAAVGRGASCHAVARALECATSTVVSAVRRYREGGRQELRDRRENNGRAKVDERFRERLVRVLAGTPEDWGWCRPTWTRELLCQELARRGLARVSVATMGRTLASLGARLKAAKPIVECPWPGWKRRRRLHALRCLEVYGPSKEPVLHVDEVDIHLNPKVGRDWCLPGHRRVVVTPGNNQKRYLAGALNVRTGKLTWVEGRSKASILFVQLLWRLASTYRRARRIHLVLDNAAVHSSRKTRKALAQFGGRFVLHFLPPYCPQGNRIERVWLDLHANVTRNHRCRTMDRLMARVHAYLTARSAQHSASPSLRRADLRRTA
- a CDS encoding collagen-like protein produces the protein MGAPGPQGAPGAQGLQGVPGPQGEPGSSKYFYVDADGREVDADVYLGIWPDEAGRLWLFDADTLKTSGSSISLYFTDVDCAGQGYATSFYLPRRVLKHPRGGFVVRPDAAPTVAFVYRSVLFPDGTCQTNPGGSEAQSNGFLLPATQQLTPPVVPFRAPLHLERRQ
- a CDS encoding serine aminopeptidase domain-containing protein, producing the protein MQATAESPGYLSQGEDSLYFVHHGALAERRAAVLLAGPLGLEREHGYVVWVRWARHLAVRGVDVLRLDYRGCGESTGRFDEATFPRWEEDLRTGLEHLRQLCPGVPLMVHGLRLGALLAARVFRTERVDGLLMWDPPESGQTHLLEVLRRKVAADNLEGTGGQARSREDYVAVLEAGRTVEVEGLAWSRGLWRSAEGYSLALPDKDESRPWRVVHLDGRPAERFLAPERSHSVRAPRPFFWTTSNRLLPELTNLYEDGVSFIAKTSVPLEARP